A genomic window from Fusarium verticillioides 7600 chromosome 5, whole genome shotgun sequence includes:
- a CDS encoding DNA repair and recombination protein RAD52: MPAPGDQHTTVTNPFEEPRIRVAEWAAKDIATISAKLDKQLGPEYISARAGPGGTKVHYLTAEKCITLANEVFGFNGWSSSIQNIQVDFADENPQTQRVSIGLSVIVRITLRDGTYHEDIGYGSIENAKGKAMAFEKAKKEGTTDGLKRALRSFGNVLGNCIYDKDYVKQVTKMKAEPVKKFDQDNLHRHADYIKRDVVRQEPAAASTSAAPAAPVVKTEPVPPLPVAESFDDYLGELDEADFCVPEDGHPDEIMLSTSILGQSANEGPINRTAAQQVQQQTGRSNSTGPPNRAPQTPIHGQQRPAPLNGAATLSNRPQGGPSGRTTPNQIGNPRLPPNGPQNMPETVGFFSAKAVNQLPESTLEGSSSARLVLPQGQQAFNPKAESPSIRKTPGIDHSSSKPVAKNGQHVAPTNSQVTVAPATRSNTNSFTPVRPSMPSSQSARGNVINPSFDQTRRIGAPSGPGSPLANRGSYRPPAMKRPPPVDGRTALADLPANGNGGTAPTAASGLEAKRQKTG; encoded by the exons ATGCCTGC TCCAGGCGATCAGCACACTACAGTGACGAATCCCTTTGAGGAGCCGCGTATACGAGTCGCCGAATGGGCTGCCAAGGACATTGCAACTATCTCAGCGAAACTGGATAAACAACTTGGCCCCGAGTACATTTCTGCCCGTGCAGGTCCTGGTGGTACCAAAGTTCATTACTTAACTGCTGAGAAGTGTATCACCTTGGCGAATGAAGTATTTGGTTTTAACGGATGGTCGTCCTCCATTCAAAACATTCAGGTTGACTTCGCGGACGAAAATCCTCAAACACAGCGCGTCAGTATCGGTTTATCGGTCATAGTCCGAATTACACTACGCGATGGCACCTACCATGAGGATATTGGATACGGATCCATCGAGAACGCAAAAGGAAAGGCAATGGCTTTCGAAAAGGCTAAGAAGGAGGGCACCACCGACGGACTGAAACGCGCCTTGAGGAGCTTTGGTAACGTCTTGGGCAATTGCATATACGACAAAGACTACGTGAAACAAGTCACCAAAATGAAAGCCGAGCCCGTTAAAAAGTTTGATCAAGACAATCTCCACCGTCACGCTGACTACATCAAGCGTGATGTTGTAAGACAAGAACCCGCCGCTGCCTCTACTTCTGCCGCGCCCGCTGCGCCTGTGGTTAAGACAGAGCCGGTGCCGCCACTCCCTGTTGCAGAGTCATTTGACGATTATCTTGGAG AGCTCGACGAGGCAGACTTCTGTGTTCCAGAAGATGGCCACCCGGACGAAATTAtgctttcaacatcaatcctGGGCCAATCTGCAAATGAGGGACCCATCAACAGAACAGCAGCCCAACAAGTTCAGCAGCAAACTGGCAGGTCGAATTCTACTGGACCTCCGAATCGAGCACCGCAAACTCCGATACATGGACAGCAACGTCCAGCCCCCCTGAATGGTGCAGCCACACTTTCCAATCGCCCGCAAGGTGGACCTTCGGGACGAACAACTCCAAATCAGATTGGCAACCCTCGTCTGCCACCCAATGGACCTCAAAACATGCCCGAAACCGTAGGGTTCTTCTCTGCAAAGGCCGTGAATCAACTACCGGAATCCACTCTAGAGGGTTCGAGTAGTGCTCGTCTTGTTTTGCCACAGGGACAGCAGGCCTTCAACCCCAAGGCAGAAAGCCCATCTATTCGAAAAACCCCTGGCATCGACCACTCTTCATCCAAACCTGTTGCAAAGAATGGCCAACATGTTGCCCCGACTAATAGCCAAGTAACAGTGGCACCTGCTACGCGCTCTAACACGAATAGCTTCACCCCGGTTCGACCTTCGATGCCCAGCTCCCAGAGCGCACGTGGAAATGTCATAAACCCTTCGTTCGATCAAACTCGTCGAATTGGCGCACCTTCCGGCCCAGGAAGTCCACTCGCAAATAGGGGCAGCTATCGACCCCCAGCAATGAAACGACCTCCTCCAGTGGATGGTAGAACTGCACTAGCCGACCTCCCCGCTAACGGAAACGGAGGGACAGCACCAACTGCGGCAAGCGGATTGGAAGCAAAGCGACAGAAGACGGGGTAG